From Chryseobacterium sp. IHB B 17019, one genomic window encodes:
- a CDS encoding vitamin K epoxide reductase family protein — protein MLLDKLINYLKLDKQEFLFQFNSHPNYPSALAFSDTLNFMGVRNDAYELDKEYWDELPEEFIAIVDNTFSLVKKTGNNYSIYSDKAKTLNKEELHKKATDFVLLFEKENVENKSVTSYKPFIYAIFAIIAIYTLLNQTWYEGAFNILSMIGVYISLEIFNQKFGNTSTVIGSICGGDSATSQTVNSCNKIIDQDKTSILGLKFSDFSLIYFIGITVLGLFLPATSFIIKGFTLASVIAIGYSLYIQGFVEKAFCRVCLLIISVLIAQLIISIFLFDNTYFDLTTSLLSLILWVVSFSLILYLNNTLNEKENLQKSNAKNLRFKRNYELFKRELLEKEKITFTDNETFSVGSKEARLKISIISNPYCGFCKDAHKIMENLLVKYPNDISVQMRFNYSSEKQNEKFTGLISDFMYIYKNKTEKEFLNIVEYWFETKDEDKIRQKTAAASTHENLEPLINMSIENRDAGLNFTPIILINGYQFPEKYDREDIYYFIDELTEDEEII, from the coding sequence ATGCTATTGGACAAACTCATCAATTACCTTAAACTCGACAAACAGGAGTTTCTCTTTCAGTTCAATTCACATCCCAATTACCCGTCTGCGCTGGCTTTTAGCGATACATTAAACTTTATGGGTGTAAGGAATGACGCCTACGAACTGGATAAAGAATATTGGGATGAATTGCCGGAAGAATTTATTGCCATTGTAGACAATACTTTCTCTTTAGTGAAAAAAACAGGAAATAATTACTCAATATATTCAGATAAAGCGAAAACTTTAAACAAAGAAGAACTTCATAAAAAAGCAACTGATTTTGTCTTACTTTTTGAAAAGGAAAATGTTGAAAACAAGTCGGTAACCAGTTACAAACCTTTTATTTATGCCATATTTGCTATTATAGCAATTTACACTCTTCTGAATCAGACCTGGTATGAGGGGGCCTTCAATATCCTTTCTATGATCGGGGTTTATATTTCATTGGAAATTTTTAATCAGAAATTTGGTAATACTTCGACGGTTATCGGAAGTATCTGTGGTGGGGATTCTGCAACAAGTCAAACTGTGAACTCCTGTAATAAAATCATCGATCAGGACAAAACGAGTATTTTAGGATTGAAATTCTCTGATTTTTCATTAATATATTTCATTGGTATTACTGTTCTTGGTTTATTTTTACCAGCAACATCTTTCATCATTAAAGGTTTTACTCTTGCATCGGTAATTGCAATTGGATACTCACTTTATATTCAGGGATTTGTAGAAAAGGCTTTCTGCAGAGTCTGCCTTTTGATTATTTCAGTTTTGATTGCCCAGCTGATCATCAGTATCTTTTTGTTTGATAATACCTATTTTGATTTAACAACTTCTTTGTTGAGTCTTATCCTTTGGGTAGTTTCTTTCTCATTGATTTTATATTTAAATAATACACTTAATGAAAAAGAAAATTTACAAAAATCAAATGCTAAAAATTTAAGATTTAAAAGAAATTATGAGCTATTCAAAAGAGAACTTTTAGAAAAAGAAAAAATCACGTTTACAGATAACGAAACTTTTTCTGTAGGCAGTAAAGAAGCCAGGTTAAAAATATCAATCATATCAAATCCTTATTGTGGATTTTGTAAAGACGCTCACAAGATTATGGAAAATTTATTGGTGAAATACCCCAATGACATTTCTGTACAAATGAGATTCAATTATTCTTCGGAAAAACAGAACGAAAAATTCACCGGTCTCATTTCAGATTTCATGTATATTTACAAAAACAAAACGGAAAAGGAATTCCTTAATATCGTTGAATATTGGTTTGAAACCAAAGATGAAGATAAAATAAGACAAAAAACCGCTGCCGCATCAACTCATGAAAACTTAGAACCTCTGATTAATATGTCCATAGAAAACAGAGATGCCGGACTGAATTTTACTCCAATTATCTTAATCAACGGGTATCAGTTTCCGGAAAAATATGACCGCGAAGATATTTATTACTTCATTGATGAGTTGACAGAAGATGAAGAAATAATATAA
- a CDS encoding peptidase domain-containing ABC transporter, which translates to MKSFPFYRQPDSKDCGPTCLRIVSKHYGKSISLQQIRNLSETTREGSSLLGLSDAAEDLGYRSLGVQINFETLAEEVPFPCIVHWNKNHFVVVYKIDKNNKVYISDPSYGLITYTRDEFIKLWIGENANEKTEEGIVLILETTPAFFQTEFDDKESKASFSFLSKYLLKYKSLVVQLAVGLLAGSLLSLIFPFLTQSIVDVGIQNQDLNFIYLVLLAQIMLFIGRMGIEVIRSWILLHLSARINISIISDFFIKLMKLPISFFDTRMTGDIMQRINDHHRIEQLLTSSSLNTLFSLVNLIIFSIVLLFYDYRLFIVYLVGAVAYIGWISFFLGKRKELDYKRFSQVSQEQSKVIELINGMQEIKMHNAEKQKRWDWEFLQVKLFKIRIKSLSLEQWQSVGGNFINQMKDILVSFLSAKLVLSGNLTLGMMLSVQYIIGQLNSPLLQLIDFIKQTQDAKISLERLGEIHDKDDEESKDEQYAHDIPQKDIEIENLSFRYIGSDQFVFENLNLTIPYQKTTAIVGASGSGKTTLLKLLMKFYEPTQGEIKLGNTKLKNISPRFWRDHCGVVMQEGYVFNDSIANNIAVGEDYVDKQKLRRAVEIANIKDFIEELPLSYNTKIGNEGLGVSGGQKQRLFIARAVYKSPEYIFFDEATSALDANNEKVIMENLEQFFKGKTAIVIAHRLSTVKHADKIIVLDKGKVVEEGSHTELVSLRGEYYRLVKNQLELGN; encoded by the coding sequence TTGAAATCCTTTCCATTTTACCGCCAGCCCGATTCCAAAGACTGTGGTCCTACCTGCCTCCGTATTGTAAGTAAACATTACGGGAAGAGCATCTCCCTGCAGCAGATTCGTAACCTTTCCGAGACCACGCGTGAGGGAAGTAGCCTTTTGGGACTCAGTGATGCTGCTGAAGATTTAGGATATCGTTCACTGGGGGTACAGATCAATTTTGAGACTCTAGCCGAGGAAGTTCCTTTTCCATGTATCGTTCACTGGAACAAAAATCACTTTGTCGTAGTTTATAAAATCGACAAAAATAATAAAGTCTATATTTCAGATCCAAGTTATGGGCTCATTACCTATACACGGGATGAATTCATCAAGCTTTGGATCGGGGAAAATGCCAACGAAAAAACTGAAGAAGGCATTGTTTTAATCTTAGAAACAACACCTGCTTTCTTTCAAACCGAATTTGATGATAAAGAAAGTAAGGCCAGTTTTTCCTTCCTTTCAAAATATCTGTTAAAATATAAATCACTTGTTGTCCAGCTTGCTGTTGGGCTTTTAGCAGGAAGTTTACTCTCCCTTATCTTTCCTTTCCTTACCCAAAGTATTGTCGATGTCGGGATTCAGAATCAGGATCTTAATTTTATTTATCTTGTTCTTTTGGCCCAGATCATGCTTTTCATTGGGAGAATGGGAATCGAGGTGATCCGTAGCTGGATTTTACTTCACCTTTCTGCAAGGATTAATATTTCCATTATTTCCGATTTCTTTATTAAATTAATGAAGCTTCCCATCAGCTTTTTTGATACCAGGATGACCGGAGATATCATGCAGAGAATCAACGACCACCACAGAATCGAGCAGCTTCTGACCAGCTCTTCCCTGAATACCCTGTTTTCATTGGTCAACCTGATTATTTTCAGCATCGTTCTATTATTCTATGATTACAGGCTGTTTATCGTTTACCTTGTTGGGGCTGTTGCCTACATCGGGTGGATCAGTTTTTTCCTTGGCAAAAGAAAAGAGCTGGATTACAAAAGATTTTCCCAGGTTTCCCAGGAACAGAGCAAAGTAATAGAGCTGATCAACGGAATGCAGGAAATCAAAATGCATAATGCCGAAAAACAAAAACGATGGGATTGGGAGTTTTTACAAGTTAAATTATTTAAAATAAGAATAAAATCTCTGTCTCTTGAACAGTGGCAATCCGTTGGAGGGAATTTTATCAACCAAATGAAGGATATTTTGGTAAGTTTTCTCTCTGCGAAGCTTGTTTTAAGTGGAAATTTAACGCTGGGTATGATGCTTTCTGTACAGTATATCATCGGACAGCTCAACAGCCCACTACTTCAGTTAATTGATTTTATTAAACAAACCCAGGACGCTAAAATCTCCCTGGAAAGGCTCGGTGAGATCCATGATAAAGACGATGAGGAAAGTAAAGACGAACAATATGCCCACGATATTCCACAAAAAGATATCGAAATAGAAAACCTTTCCTTCAGGTATATTGGTTCAGATCAATTTGTTTTTGAAAATTTAAATCTAACGATTCCGTATCAGAAAACCACCGCCATCGTAGGAGCCAGCGGAAGTGGAAAGACTACTCTTTTAAAATTATTAATGAAATTTTATGAGCCCACACAAGGAGAGATAAAACTTGGAAATACCAAACTTAAAAATATTTCTCCAAGATTCTGGCGGGATCATTGCGGGGTAGTGATGCAGGAAGGCTATGTTTTTAATGATTCCATTGCCAATAATATTGCTGTGGGAGAAGATTATGTCGACAAGCAAAAATTAAGAAGAGCCGTAGAAATCGCCAATATCAAAGACTTTATTGAAGAACTTCCTTTAAGCTACAATACCAAAATCGGGAATGAAGGTCTGGGAGTGAGTGGTGGACAAAAGCAGCGGCTTTTTATTGCCAGAGCGGTTTACAAATCCCCGGAATACATTTTCTTTGATGAAGCCACTTCCGCCCTTGATGCCAATAACGAAAAAGTCATCATGGAAAATCTCGAACAATTCTTTAAAGGAAAAACAGCCATTGTCATTGCTCACAGGCTTTCAACAGTGAAGCATGCCGATAAAATCATAGTACTGGACAAAGGAAAAGTGGTAGAAGAAGGAAGCCACACCGAACTGGTTTCTTTAAGAGGTGAATATTACCGCTTGGTAAAAAATCAACTGGAACTGGGAAATTGA
- a CDS encoding bacteriocin-like protein, whose amino-acid sequence MKNLRKIERQNLKEVHGAGPIPVFPCNCFCYIGTVKQWNACNRYCPDGAIPGVEVGNNPKCDYTLPL is encoded by the coding sequence ATGAAAAATTTAAGAAAAATCGAAAGACAAAATTTAAAAGAAGTTCATGGTGCAGGCCCGATTCCTGTATTTCCATGCAATTGCTTCTGCTACATCGGCACCGTTAAACAATGGAATGCATGCAACCGCTACTGCCCGGATGGCGCAATTCCGGGAGTTGAGGTCGGCAATAATCCGAAGTGTGATTATACATTGCCGTTGTAA
- a CDS encoding GLPGLI family protein, which produces MCVLTTLIFNQSIAQNYKVYYRMNYKTDSLEKEIKNKNMILLIKDNKSKFYSQDQFENDSTVIENRKKGIKSQIKYDYDFMVIKDFKTKKISKFTVLLRDLYKLSDNIPTFHWNINSETKKIAGYNCQKATLNYSCRDWEVWFTTDIAIQEGPSLFNGLPGLIIYMKDMKDNYEFSFTGIKKNEITDINYFSITFLEVTKKQLAKVLIDHYNDPYREMKAGNIKVLWQDENGKQFKPDYNELTKSEQKHMKNNNNPIELSEATKYP; this is translated from the coding sequence ATGTGCGTCCTTACAACATTAATTTTTAATCAGTCGATTGCCCAAAATTACAAAGTATATTATCGTATGAATTATAAAACAGATTCATTAGAGAAAGAGATTAAAAATAAAAATATGATCTTACTTATAAAAGATAATAAATCTAAATTTTATTCCCAGGATCAGTTTGAGAATGATTCCACAGTAATTGAAAATAGAAAGAAGGGAATTAAAAGCCAGATTAAATATGACTACGACTTTATGGTTATAAAGGATTTTAAAACAAAAAAAATATCAAAATTTACTGTGCTTCTACGGGATTTGTATAAATTGTCCGACAATATACCTACATTTCATTGGAATATAAATAGCGAAACAAAAAAAATAGCAGGCTATAATTGTCAAAAAGCAACTTTAAACTATTCCTGTCGGGACTGGGAAGTCTGGTTTACTACAGATATTGCAATACAGGAAGGACCTTCTCTCTTCAATGGATTACCAGGATTAATCATATATATGAAAGATATGAAAGATAATTATGAATTCAGTTTCACAGGAATAAAAAAAAATGAAATTACAGATATAAATTATTTTTCTATAACCTTCCTGGAAGTAACAAAAAAACAACTTGCAAAAGTTCTTATTGACCATTACAATGACCCATATCGGGAAATGAAAGCAGGAAATATAAAAGTTCTCTGGCAAGATGAGAATGGTAAACAATTTAAACCTGATTATAATGAGCTTACGAAAAGTGAACAGAAGCACATGAAGAACAACAACAATCCCATAGAATTATCTGAAGCCACCAAGTATCCATAA
- the gwsS gene encoding grasp-with-spasm system SPASM domain peptide maturase — MIYKLFSDIILCKGHIRTLLLDTTRNLYYYIPNDFADILAHSSIIDFELLKKTHPESVKILDDYKKFLLKDELIFEVLDEEEASLFPKINLQHKQPFEITNAIIDIDAQSNLSYLEKIEYDFEKLRVQSLQMRIFYVNDMKILINFIDKISKSGNNFLKDIQIILVKNDFLNFNCYKLAKILCNYNIITQIDIYNFQATIADKMSSDKIFLHKKKIHNCKSCGEIAENMSPINLRIVSESHHHNSCLHKKIGIDAAGNIKNCPSMPQSFGNIMDTTLEEVLEHKDFKKYWNLTKDKIEVCKDCEFRYICTDCRAYTERTHINENSLDISKPLKCGYDPYSGEWQEWSKNPLKQKAIQYYELENII; from the coding sequence ATGATATATAAATTATTTAGTGATATTATTCTCTGCAAAGGTCATATAAGAACATTACTATTGGATACAACAAGAAATTTATATTACTATATACCCAATGACTTTGCTGATATTTTAGCCCATAGTAGCATCATAGATTTCGAATTATTAAAAAAAACACACCCAGAAAGCGTAAAAATACTTGATGATTATAAAAAATTTCTCTTAAAAGATGAATTAATTTTTGAAGTTTTGGACGAAGAAGAAGCTTCTCTATTTCCTAAAATCAATTTACAACATAAACAGCCGTTTGAAATAACTAATGCAATCATAGATATAGATGCTCAATCTAATCTTTCATATCTAGAAAAAATTGAATATGATTTTGAAAAGCTAAGAGTACAAAGTTTGCAAATGAGAATTTTCTATGTAAATGACATGAAAATCTTGATAAATTTTATAGATAAAATTTCAAAATCAGGAAATAACTTCTTGAAAGATATTCAAATTATCCTAGTGAAGAATGATTTCTTAAATTTTAATTGCTATAAACTTGCAAAAATATTATGCAATTATAACATTATCACACAAATAGATATTTATAATTTCCAAGCAACAATTGCAGATAAAATGTCTTCGGATAAGATTTTTTTACATAAAAAAAAGATTCATAATTGTAAAAGTTGCGGCGAAATAGCAGAAAATATGAGTCCAATTAATTTAAGAATAGTTTCTGAATCACACCATCACAACTCCTGTCTTCATAAAAAAATAGGCATTGATGCTGCCGGTAATATAAAAAATTGCCCTTCTATGCCTCAAAGTTTTGGGAATATAATGGATACAACTTTGGAAGAGGTTTTAGAACATAAAGATTTCAAAAAATATTGGAATCTCACCAAAGATAAAATAGAAGTTTGCAAAGATTGCGAGTTCCGGTATATTTGCACTGATTGCAGGGCTTATACTGAAAGAACTCATATCAATGAAAATAGTTTGGATATTTCTAAACCTTTGAAATGTGGCTATGACCCTTACTCAGGAGAATGGCAAGAATGGAGTAAAAATCCTCTAAAACAAAAAGCAATACAATACTATGAGCTGGAAAATATTATTTAA